One window of the Niallia circulans genome contains the following:
- a CDS encoding MerR family transcriptional regulator, giving the protein MSGSQIRRSMPLFPISIVMQLTELSARQIRYYEEHELVAPARSDGNRRLFSLSDIDKLLEIKDLIDQGVNLAGIKQIFSVQEKQVLTDEVKKEAEKARRELSDEDLRKLLRKELLNAGRFNDTHRPSMRQGDMSRYFQK; this is encoded by the coding sequence ATGTCTGGTAGTCAAATTCGTCGATCGATGCCTCTTTTTCCAATAAGTATTGTCATGCAATTAACAGAGCTGTCTGCTCGACAAATTCGTTACTATGAAGAACACGAATTAGTGGCTCCAGCAAGATCGGATGGCAATAGAAGACTTTTTTCATTATCGGATATTGATAAGTTATTGGAGATTAAAGATCTAATTGATCAAGGAGTAAACCTTGCTGGAATTAAACAAATATTCTCTGTTCAAGAAAAACAAGTGCTGACAGATGAAGTAAAGAAAGAAGCAGAAAAAGCACGCAGAGAATTATCTGATGAGGATTTGCGTAAATTATTGCGTAAAGAATTATTAAATGCAGGTCGCTTTAATGATACTCATCGTCCCTCTATGAGACAAGGAGACATGTCTCGTTATTTTCAAAAATAG
- the glnA gene encoding type I glutamate--ammonia ligase, whose translation MAKNYTKEDIKRFASESDVKFIRLQFTDILGTIKNVEIPISQLDKALDNKMMFDGSSIEGFVRIEESDMYLYPDLNTWVVFPWTAEKGKVARLICDIYNPDGTPFGGDPRNNLKRVLKEMEDLGFTDFNLGPEPEFFLFKLDEKGAPSLELNDNGGYFDLAPTDLGENCRRDIVLELEEMGFEIEASHHEVAPGQHEIDFKYADAITACDQIQTFKLVVKTIARKHGLHATFMPKPLFGVNGSGMHCNLSLFKNGENVFYDPKGELELSETALQFIAGIGKHATSFTAITNPTVNSYKRLVPGYEAPCYVAWSARNRSPLMRIPASRGLSTRVEVRSVDPAANPYLAMAALLKAGLDGIENQMTPPAPVDRNIYIMSKEERIAEGIVDLPSTLAQALDELKQNETMIDALGEHIFDHFVEAKEIEWDMFRVQVHPWERDQYMEMY comes from the coding sequence GTGGCTAAAAATTACACTAAAGAAGATATCAAAAGGTTTGCAAGTGAAAGTGATGTGAAATTTATCCGTTTACAGTTCACGGATATCCTAGGAACAATCAAAAACGTGGAAATTCCAATTAGTCAGTTAGATAAGGCATTGGATAATAAAATGATGTTTGATGGTTCTTCTATCGAAGGCTTTGTACGTATTGAAGAATCAGATATGTACCTATATCCTGATTTAAACACTTGGGTAGTATTCCCATGGACTGCTGAAAAAGGAAAAGTAGCACGTTTGATTTGTGATATTTACAATCCAGATGGAACACCATTTGGAGGAGATCCTCGTAATAATCTTAAAAGAGTCTTGAAAGAGATGGAAGATCTAGGATTCACAGATTTCAATCTTGGGCCTGAGCCGGAATTTTTCTTATTTAAATTGGATGAAAAAGGCGCACCTTCTTTAGAACTTAATGATAATGGTGGTTACTTCGATTTAGCACCAACAGACTTAGGAGAAAACTGTCGTCGTGATATCGTGTTAGAATTGGAAGAGATGGGCTTTGAAATTGAAGCATCTCACCATGAAGTAGCACCAGGACAGCATGAAATTGATTTTAAATACGCGGATGCAATTACAGCTTGTGATCAAATTCAAACATTTAAATTAGTTGTTAAAACAATTGCTCGCAAGCATGGACTTCATGCAACATTTATGCCAAAACCATTATTTGGTGTGAATGGTTCAGGTATGCACTGCAACCTTTCTCTATTCAAAAATGGCGAAAATGTTTTCTATGATCCAAAAGGTGAATTAGAATTAAGTGAAACAGCATTGCAATTTATCGCTGGTATCGGTAAACATGCTACTAGCTTTACAGCCATTACTAACCCGACTGTAAACTCATATAAGCGTCTAGTACCTGGTTATGAAGCACCTTGCTATGTTGCATGGTCTGCTAGAAATCGTTCTCCACTAATGCGTATTCCAGCTTCACGTGGCTTGAGTACTCGTGTAGAAGTACGTAGTGTAGATCCAGCTGCTAACCCATACTTAGCAATGGCAGCTTTATTAAAAGCAGGTTTAGACGGAATCGAAAACCAAATGACTCCTCCTGCTCCAGTAGATCGAAATATCTACATCATGAGCAAAGAAGAAAGAATTGCGGAAGGCATTGTTGATTTACCATCAACTTTAGCGCAAGCATTAGATGAGCTAAAGCAAAATGAAACAATGATTGACGCTCTAGGCGAGCATATCTTTGATCACTTTGTAGAAGCTAAAGAGATTGAATGGGATATGTTCCGTGTCCAAGTGCACCCATGGGAGCGCGACCAGTATATGGAAATGTATTGA
- a CDS encoding SAM-dependent methyltransferase, giving the protein MSKNGLDLERIVFIGRTFEEYMEMFSLSLDELQGKKILDCPAGACSFTAIGKQKGLEVTACDIAYYHPGELLANKGRKDLEHAMESVEKAKEQYVFDYFKDVKDLAQHRTQALNDCAADMKENPGCYIPVTLPSLPFESEQFDLILSAHFLFTYGDRLNKVFHLDVIAELLRIAKEEIRIFPLVDLTGNRYEHLDEIVKILKNNGHDVEEVRVPYEFQRNANTMMKIRKRNKE; this is encoded by the coding sequence ATGAGTAAAAATGGGTTAGATTTAGAACGGATCGTTTTTATCGGAAGAACATTTGAGGAATATATGGAGATGTTTTCACTTTCGTTAGACGAATTACAAGGAAAAAAGATTTTAGACTGTCCGGCAGGAGCCTGCTCTTTTACAGCCATCGGCAAGCAAAAAGGACTGGAAGTCACCGCATGTGATATCGCTTATTATCATCCGGGTGAATTGCTTGCCAATAAGGGGAGAAAAGATCTTGAACACGCAATGGAGAGTGTAGAAAAAGCAAAAGAACAGTACGTGTTTGATTATTTTAAAGATGTTAAAGATCTAGCGCAGCACCGAACCCAAGCACTTAATGATTGTGCAGCTGATATGAAAGAGAATCCTGGCTGCTATATTCCTGTGACATTGCCTTCACTCCCGTTTGAAAGTGAACAATTTGACTTGATTCTCTCTGCACACTTTTTGTTTACATACGGTGATCGTCTTAATAAAGTATTTCACCTCGATGTGATTGCAGAATTGCTTCGGATAGCAAAAGAAGAAATTCGTATCTTTCCACTTGTTGATCTTACTGGAAACAGATACGAGCATTTAGATGAGATTGTGAAGATACTCAAAAATAATGGTCATGATGTTGAAGAAGTTCGCGTGCCATATGAATTTCAAAGAAATGCAAATACAATGATGAAAATTAGAAAGAGAAATAAAGAGTAA
- a CDS encoding undecaprenyl-diphosphatase: MIFSEVNIHLFRYINDLGKQYTFLNIPMILIAEYMVYFLAIATLLLWFSSKKKNRMMVLCAVVSFLFAEIGGKIAGLLHSNYQPFEELLNVNKLIEKAVDNSFPSDHTILFFSICLSFYLFKRGIWLFWVILALIVGISRIWVGVHYPMDVFVGAFIATMSSILVYLTLPKLKLTNQFLAYYEDLEQRLTRKVFSKNKGSKDI; encoded by the coding sequence ATGATTTTTTCAGAGGTTAATATTCACTTATTTAGGTACATTAATGATTTAGGAAAGCAATACACCTTTTTGAATATACCAATGATACTCATTGCCGAGTATATGGTTTATTTCTTAGCTATTGCAACTTTGCTGCTCTGGTTCAGTAGCAAGAAGAAAAATAGGATGATGGTATTATGTGCCGTGGTTAGTTTCCTATTTGCAGAAATTGGAGGGAAAATAGCTGGATTACTGCATTCAAATTATCAACCTTTTGAAGAGTTGTTAAATGTAAATAAATTGATTGAAAAGGCTGTGGATAATTCTTTTCCAAGCGATCATACAATTTTATTTTTTTCCATTTGTCTATCCTTTTATTTGTTTAAAAGAGGGATTTGGTTGTTTTGGGTTATTCTTGCACTTATTGTTGGGATATCGCGTATATGGGTTGGAGTACATTATCCAATGGATGTTTTCGTTGGGGCATTCATTGCGACTATGTCATCCATTTTAGTATATTTGACTTTACCAAAATTAAAGTTGACTAATCAATTTTTAGCCTATTATGAGGATTTGGAACAACGTCTTACTAGAAAAGTTTTTTCAAAAAATAAAGGTTCAAAGGATATATAA
- a CDS encoding GNAT family N-acetyltransferase, whose translation MITELHTTRLLLRKMRDSDSTSLFPIWSDPEVTKFMNIDSFTEESQAKEMIFFLDELAKEDKAIRYAIIERESNQIIGSCGFNFIDFDNAKAEIGYELSKLHWGQGYAKEAISCLIQSAFTDLNLNRIEAKIEPDNFNSIRLIEKLSFTYEGTLRKAEKAKNRFIDLQLYSLLASD comes from the coding sequence TTGATTACAGAATTACACACTACAAGACTATTATTAAGAAAAATGAGAGACTCAGATTCAACTAGTTTATTTCCGATTTGGTCGGATCCAGAAGTGACAAAATTTATGAATATCGACAGTTTCACAGAGGAAAGTCAAGCAAAAGAAATGATTTTTTTCTTAGATGAGCTAGCAAAGGAAGATAAAGCCATTCGCTACGCCATCATTGAGCGGGAATCAAACCAAATTATCGGTTCTTGTGGCTTTAATTTTATTGATTTTGACAATGCGAAAGCGGAAATAGGATATGAATTAAGCAAACTCCATTGGGGACAAGGATATGCAAAAGAAGCAATTTCATGTTTAATTCAATCTGCTTTTACTGATTTAAACCTAAATAGGATTGAAGCTAAAATCGAACCTGATAACTTTAATTCAATCAGACTTATAGAAAAGTTATCTTTCACTTACGAAGGAACTTTAAGAAAAGCGGAAAAGGCTAAGAATCGTTTTATTGATCTCCAATTGTATTCACTTTTAGCTTCAGATTAG
- the sda gene encoding sporulation histidine kinase inhibitor Sda: MDSLRKLSNDHLMTAYFSAVKLKLSNEFVKILKNEITKRNLLIIKKTNGTYFKKKYHFFIISC; this comes from the coding sequence ATGGATTCATTAAGAAAATTAAGTAATGATCACTTAATGACTGCATACTTTTCTGCAGTTAAACTCAAATTATCAAATGAATTTGTAAAAATACTAAAAAATGAAATTACAAAAAGAAACCTCTTAATCATCAAAAAGACGAATGGTACTTACTTTAAAAAGAAGTATCATTTTTTTATTATCAGCTGTTAA